A region from the Rufibacter sp. DG15C genome encodes:
- a CDS encoding glycosyltransferase, with product MPYSTASPHLLEIAWEACNQVGGIYTVIRSKVPAMMEYWGDQYCLVGPYFPQQAAAEFEPTEDYSDVFGKAVLQLREEGVEVYYGTWLITGRPRIVLINPNSAFLKLNEIKHQLWENHHIPTSDEHLLHQVLAFGDLTKRFIKLVANMSKVVAHFHEWMVGSAIPDLRREQVPVKIVFTTHATLLGRYLAMNDPNFYDQLTAVDWQKEARHFNIEPAVSIERAAAHGAHVFTTVSEVTVRECIYLLDRIPDTVLPNGLNIRRFTAMHEFQNLHLTYKEKIHRFVMSHFFQSFPFALDKTLYFFTSGRFEYRNKGFDLTLEALARLNYRMKKARMDTTVVMFFITKQPFHSINPEVLHSKALMEEIRETVDAISNQVGERLFYEAAASSEYKLPNLENFVDDYWKLRYRRTLQSWKTHHLPSVVTHNLVNDKSDEILEFLRTSNLVNNADDRVKIVYHPDFISPTNPLFGMEYGQFVRGCHLGVFPSYYEPWGYTPLECVASGIPAVTSDLSGFGDYVKKHVKKYTEKGIYVINRHDKGFEESAEQLAKHLFDFVEFSRRERIAQRNKVESSSEMFDWKKLLVHYERAYHLALNAEE from the coding sequence ATGCCATACTCTACCGCCTCACCACACCTGTTAGAAATTGCCTGGGAAGCCTGTAATCAGGTAGGGGGAATTTACACGGTCATTCGGTCCAAAGTGCCCGCCATGATGGAATACTGGGGCGATCAATATTGCTTGGTGGGACCCTATTTTCCGCAGCAGGCCGCGGCAGAGTTTGAACCGACGGAGGATTACTCAGACGTGTTTGGCAAGGCGGTGTTGCAGCTGCGCGAAGAAGGTGTGGAGGTCTATTATGGTACCTGGCTGATCACGGGCCGGCCGCGCATCGTGCTCATCAACCCCAACAGTGCCTTTTTAAAACTAAACGAGATCAAGCACCAGCTCTGGGAAAACCACCACATTCCCACCTCAGACGAGCATCTGTTGCACCAAGTCCTGGCCTTCGGAGATTTGACCAAGCGGTTCATCAAGCTGGTGGCCAATATGTCTAAGGTGGTGGCGCACTTCCATGAATGGATGGTGGGTTCGGCCATCCCGGATCTACGACGCGAGCAGGTGCCGGTAAAGATTGTTTTTACCACGCACGCCACCTTGCTAGGCCGCTACCTCGCCATGAACGACCCTAACTTCTATGACCAGCTTACCGCCGTGGATTGGCAGAAGGAAGCGCGCCATTTCAACATTGAGCCCGCCGTCTCCATAGAGCGCGCCGCCGCGCATGGGGCCCACGTATTTACCACGGTAAGCGAGGTGACGGTGCGCGAGTGTATTTACCTGCTGGACCGCATTCCAGACACGGTCTTGCCCAACGGCTTGAACATACGCCGGTTCACGGCCATGCACGAGTTCCAGAACCTGCACCTGACCTACAAGGAGAAGATCCACCGGTTTGTGATGTCGCACTTCTTCCAGAGCTTCCCGTTTGCGCTGGACAAGACCTTGTACTTTTTCACCTCCGGTCGGTTTGAATACCGCAACAAAGGCTTTGACTTGACGCTGGAGGCTTTGGCCCGGTTGAACTACCGCATGAAGAAGGCCCGCATGGACACCACGGTGGTCATGTTCTTTATCACCAAGCAGCCGTTTCATTCCATCAACCCTGAGGTATTGCACTCCAAGGCCTTGATGGAAGAGATCCGGGAGACGGTAGATGCCATCAGCAACCAGGTAGGGGAGCGCCTGTTTTATGAGGCTGCGGCCAGCTCAGAATACAAACTGCCTAACCTGGAGAACTTTGTAGACGACTACTGGAAGCTCCGCTACCGCCGTACGTTGCAGTCCTGGAAAACGCACCATCTGCCATCAGTGGTGACGCATAACCTGGTCAATGACAAAAGCGATGAGATTCTGGAGTTCCTGCGCACGTCCAACCTAGTCAACAATGCTGATGACCGGGTGAAGATCGTTTACCACCCAGATTTTATTTCGCCAACCAACCCGCTGTTTGGCATGGAGTACGGCCAGTTTGTGCGCGGTTGCCATTTAGGTGTTTTCCCGAGCTATTATGAACCGTGGGGCTATACGCCTTTAGAGTGCGTGGCCAGCGGAATACCGGCGGTGACCAGTGATTTGTCAGGCTTCGGGGATTACGTGAAAAAGCACGTCAAGAAGTACACCGAGAAGGGTATCTATGTGATTAACCGGCATGATAAAGGCTTTGAAGAATCTGCTGAGCAATTGGCCAAGCACTTGTTTGACTTTGTAGAGTTCTCTAGAAGAGAGCGCATTGCCCAGCGGAATAAAGTGGAAAGCTCCTCTGAGATGTTTGACTGGAAGAAGCTGCTGGTGCATTATGAGCGCGCCTACCACTTAGCACTCAATGCGGAGGAGTAA
- a CDS encoding thioesterase family protein has product MKNEYHGHVIWSQVDANMHLRHSAYADFAAQARIMLLNDLGLDFSVFQKLQMGPILFREELQYLREVGINDNIKILSFLTKAREDGSRWSIRHDLYRGDGVKAAVINVDGAWLDLRQRKLTGLPLEVATKFMEVTKSEDFEALTA; this is encoded by the coding sequence ATGAAAAATGAATACCACGGCCACGTGATTTGGTCACAAGTTGATGCCAACATGCATTTGCGCCACTCGGCGTATGCAGACTTTGCGGCGCAGGCCCGTATTATGCTGTTGAATGACCTGGGGCTGGATTTTTCAGTTTTCCAGAAGCTGCAGATGGGTCCTATTCTGTTTAGAGAAGAGCTACAGTACCTGCGCGAGGTAGGCATCAATGACAACATCAAAATCCTTTCCTTTCTCACCAAGGCCCGAGAGGACGGTTCGCGTTGGTCTATAAGACATGACTTGTACCGCGGCGATGGCGTAAAGGCAGCTGTCATAAATGTGGATGGCGCCTGGCTAGACCTTCGGCAGCGAAAACTTACTGGCCTGCCCCTAGAGGTAGCCACCAAGTTTATGGAAGTTACCAAGTCTGAGGACTTCGAAGCACTAACTGCCTAG
- a CDS encoding ATP-binding protein produces MSEHNQYHLLEQILEKTHKLVFSFDVDAGAFTYINSAFELVWNHTKEQLLANPGLLLDTIHPEDKDFLLNEIQDLLNGEPKEELEFRIMVSGNEEKSLLLSPLVLKDERGHVVVTGLAEDITSKKDNIANLQRFAAKKNSILEILSHDLAGPLASIQSISGSLAESLENRTLAEEDKNLINLIYKTSARSIQMIREFVKQEFLESSNADMFKVRLNLVEKLKEVVDQYKEGESHINKHFTFTASSPQIYVSIDQNKLMQVVNNLISNSIKFSKDYAHIDLSLTEQEDTVLITVKDDGIGIPEQYHDELFDKFTRARRNGLKGEPSVGLGMSLAKTIVEWHQGKIWFESQENKGTTFYIELPKD; encoded by the coding sequence ATGTCAGAGCATAATCAGTATCACCTTCTGGAGCAGATTTTAGAGAAGACCCACAAATTGGTTTTTTCTTTTGACGTGGACGCCGGCGCTTTTACCTACATCAACAGCGCCTTTGAACTGGTCTGGAACCATACCAAGGAGCAACTGCTGGCTAATCCTGGCCTGCTGTTAGACACCATCCACCCAGAAGACAAAGACTTCCTTTTAAATGAAATACAGGACTTGCTTAATGGTGAACCGAAGGAAGAATTAGAATTCAGGATTATGGTGTCGGGTAATGAAGAGAAGTCACTTTTGCTTTCGCCGCTGGTCTTAAAGGATGAGCGGGGCCATGTGGTGGTCACAGGATTGGCAGAGGACATCACCAGCAAGAAGGACAACATTGCCAACCTTCAGAGGTTTGCCGCCAAGAAAAACTCCATCCTGGAGATATTGTCCCATGACTTGGCGGGGCCGCTGGCCAGCATCCAGTCCATTTCTGGTTCATTGGCCGAATCTTTGGAAAATAGAACCCTGGCCGAGGAAGATAAAAACCTAATCAATCTTATCTATAAGACCAGCGCGCGCAGCATTCAAATGATACGTGAGTTTGTAAAGCAGGAGTTCCTAGAGTCCTCCAACGCAGACATGTTTAAGGTGCGCCTGAACCTGGTAGAGAAGCTTAAAGAGGTAGTAGACCAGTACAAAGAAGGAGAAAGCCACATCAACAAGCACTTCACCTTTACCGCCTCCTCACCACAGATTTATGTTTCAATAGACCAGAATAAACTGATGCAGGTCGTCAACAACCTCATCTCCAATTCCATCAAATTCAGTAAGGATTATGCCCACATAGACCTTTCGCTCACTGAGCAGGAAGATACTGTTTTGATAACCGTGAAAGACGACGGCATTGGCATTCCTGAGCAATACCATGACGAGCTCTTTGATAAGTTTACTCGGGCCCGGCGCAACGGTCTAAAAGGCGAACCTTCTGTGGGTTTAGGTATGTCTTTAGCCAAAACCATTGTGGAATGGCACCAGGGCAAAATCTGGTTTGAAAGCCAGGAGAACAAAGGCACTACTTTTTACATTGAACTGCCCAAGGATTAG
- a CDS encoding MBG domain-containing protein: MVQTIDAYASAGLPAPKVTSDKDDYAPGEVAHISGSGWTLDQQVHVEFKEEPEYPDYHVYDVVVNPDGTWNIDYQVEERHLGVKFTVTSVGNKTGTRVSYIFTDGNSKLSLANLEGDYKGTVNLVATLLVQGTQSNNNPIPNRTIYFKMNGADIGSANTGTDGRAFLNNVSLGALNAGNHANAFTAEFKTDPGATQSSTSLYFGSIGSANLKINKLTPQFSNLSTSNTVSFGTASLILTGKLATITGEPAIGAVTATINGIISPSASLDGTGNFSIAFNPASIPANTTAYTINYSYGGSTNFNDVSNASTTLMVTKASASMLLNNLVHTYDGSAKTALVTTTPQGLSGITVSYTGIVGTPTEAGSYIFTATLNNTNYSADPVSGTLTILKATPTISLTVGNNPTYDGQAHYVANATVTGVNGSSLGNAAVAYTKGSPAVAVSDPTEAGTYSVTVTYAETANYTAATPKTGSLTIDKANAVINVAGYTGIYDGQAHGASGTIIGVGNENIGSSLTLGDTFTNAPGGTANWTFNGGNNYNDQSGSVAIVINKAPATLSFGQMDYTYDGNEKVVTASVSPNVDGLTVSGKGTNVGNYAATASLSNQNYEATSITEWLRITVAPSLVTMDDVSTTYSGQAHAASAKATGVGGLETTSGIAYSYVGDGTTTYGPSEQAPKNAGSYLVTATFAGDENHSGNMATAKVTIAKALATISMQGKTVEYDGQAHKATGSANGVEDEDLTALLNVGNAFTNVPGGTANWTFAGNGNYEPASGSKGIVITPKAASVTVASLSKTYGDQDPELTGAVTGFVPADNISAAYSRLGGETVDDGPYAISAILSPSEKLGNYTITNTLGKLTILPRAVTVAAEAKSKTYGDADPALTYGIKAGNLVNGDGFVGSLTRAEGEDVKSYAIGQGSLALSSNYNLTYEGANLTITKRGIAIAAVASSKTYGDDDPALTYNITSGNLVYDDAFTGSLSREGGENVGSYSINQGSLAVSSNYHVSFTGANFEIGKRSVTITADAKSKTYGEADPALTYQLTAGSLAFMDKVTGGLSRVPNENVGDHDIQQGSVALNDNYNLTYEGATLTIGARAITITADAKSKVYGENDPELTYKITAGSLAFEDAISGSLSRATGANVGTYAIGQGTVALNANYALSYQGANLTITARPITVTADAKAKMHGQVDPTLTYQITSGNLVAGDGFTGAISREGGTEPGVYSIQQNTLTAGTNYGLTYVPASFTIHAIPTVVIANPAPTEIGKVVNVSAAFTNDIFEPKWVWGFISPTNGTVTGTTINGSTTVPTNTGVYTLTLQYKNAIGEVKTSPEAYLAVYDPAGGFVTGGGWINSPEGALVSSPGTVGKANFGFVSKYKKGTNTVEGNTEFQFTAGNVNFKSASHTAGTLVIAGSKATYKGTGFINGGTDAHDFMVVATDGQVNGGGGSDKFRIKIWKRGGEVVYDNQMSTAENAELAPTTILGGGSIVIHEVVKGTKTSSVVALADQPSAKGKFISYPNPFSDRTTFEFAFDQDEEYSLMVYSMNGALVKNITAGKALANTPVQVQWGDNSVNVGVYLVRLVTSKGTQTLRVIRK, translated from the coding sequence ATGGTGCAAACCATAGATGCTTATGCCAGTGCAGGACTGCCAGCGCCCAAGGTCACCTCAGACAAAGATGACTACGCTCCAGGGGAAGTAGCCCACATTTCAGGTAGTGGCTGGACCTTGGACCAACAAGTTCATGTAGAGTTTAAAGAAGAACCTGAGTACCCAGACTACCATGTGTATGATGTGGTGGTTAACCCAGATGGGACCTGGAATATAGATTATCAGGTAGAGGAGAGACACTTGGGTGTAAAATTCACAGTGACTTCAGTGGGTAATAAAACTGGCACAAGAGTTTCATATATTTTTACTGACGGAAATTCTAAGCTAAGCCTAGCTAATTTAGAAGGAGATTACAAAGGGACAGTAAATTTAGTAGCCACTTTACTTGTTCAAGGTACCCAATCTAATAACAACCCCATTCCTAATAGGACTATTTACTTCAAAATGAACGGGGCAGACATAGGTTCTGCAAACACTGGGACGGATGGAAGGGCTTTTCTTAATAACGTAAGTTTAGGTGCTTTAAATGCTGGGAATCATGCTAATGCCTTTACTGCAGAGTTTAAGACAGACCCAGGTGCAACTCAGTCATCTACTAGTTTGTACTTTGGGAGTATTGGATCAGCCAATCTTAAAATAAATAAACTAACCCCACAGTTCTCAAATCTGTCGACTAGCAATACAGTATCATTTGGCACTGCATCTCTTATCTTGACTGGCAAGCTGGCTACTATTACTGGGGAGCCGGCAATAGGTGCAGTAACTGCCACTATTAATGGAATAATTTCACCTTCAGCAAGTTTAGATGGGACAGGAAATTTTAGTATTGCTTTTAACCCAGCTAGTATTCCAGCAAACACCACTGCATATACCATCAACTATAGCTATGGTGGGTCCACAAATTTTAATGATGTGTCCAATGCTTCTACCACCTTGATGGTGACCAAAGCATCAGCTTCAATGCTGTTAAATAACCTAGTCCATACCTATGACGGGAGTGCCAAAACAGCATTAGTGACCACTACGCCTCAAGGGCTTAGTGGTATTACTGTTTCCTATACAGGGATAGTAGGAACACCTACAGAGGCAGGAAGCTATATTTTTACAGCTACTTTAAATAATACCAATTATTCAGCAGATCCAGTTTCAGGGACCTTAACAATCCTTAAAGCTACACCCACCATCTCGTTAACAGTTGGTAACAATCCTACCTATGATGGCCAGGCACATTATGTTGCCAATGCCACTGTGACAGGGGTTAATGGATCATCCTTAGGGAATGCCGCCGTAGCATATACTAAAGGCTCTCCCGCTGTAGCAGTCTCTGATCCAACTGAAGCAGGAACGTATTCCGTCACTGTCACATATGCAGAAACTGCCAACTATACGGCAGCTACTCCTAAAACAGGTTCTCTTACCATTGACAAAGCGAATGCCGTAATTAATGTAGCGGGGTATACGGGCATTTATGATGGCCAAGCCCACGGCGCCTCAGGAACGATTATTGGCGTGGGCAACGAAAATATAGGCAGTAGCCTTACCCTAGGCGATACATTTACAAATGCGCCAGGCGGAACCGCCAACTGGACTTTCAATGGTGGTAATAATTACAATGACCAGAGTGGTTCTGTTGCAATAGTTATTAATAAAGCGCCCGCGACCTTGTCGTTTGGCCAAATGGATTACACATATGATGGCAACGAGAAGGTAGTGACTGCTTCGGTTTCACCCAACGTTGACGGATTGACTGTGAGTGGCAAAGGAACCAATGTAGGTAATTATGCCGCTACCGCCAGCCTATCTAACCAAAACTATGAGGCTACTTCTATCACTGAATGGCTTCGGATCACAGTTGCACCTTCATTAGTCACCATGGATGATGTGAGCACTACCTATAGCGGACAGGCGCATGCAGCTTCAGCGAAGGCTACGGGAGTAGGGGGCTTAGAAACAACCTCAGGTATAGCGTATAGCTATGTAGGGGATGGGACAACCACCTATGGCCCAAGTGAACAGGCGCCTAAAAATGCAGGGAGTTACCTGGTAACGGCTACATTTGCTGGCGATGAAAACCACTCAGGGAACATGGCCACTGCAAAAGTAACCATTGCCAAAGCGCTGGCTACTATCTCTATGCAGGGCAAAACAGTAGAATATGATGGCCAGGCCCACAAAGCTACGGGATCTGCCAATGGGGTGGAAGATGAGGATTTAACTGCCTTGTTGAATGTAGGGAATGCCTTCACCAACGTTCCTGGTGGTACTGCCAATTGGACCTTTGCAGGGAATGGAAACTATGAACCCGCCTCAGGATCAAAAGGAATTGTCATAACACCTAAAGCCGCTTCTGTGACCGTGGCTTCTCTCTCAAAAACGTATGGAGACCAAGACCCAGAATTGACCGGTGCAGTTACTGGGTTTGTACCAGCAGATAACATTTCCGCTGCCTACAGCCGACTAGGTGGTGAAACAGTAGATGATGGTCCTTATGCCATTTCAGCTATTCTTAGCCCTTCAGAGAAACTGGGTAATTACACCATCACAAATACACTGGGTAAGCTCACCATCCTCCCTCGGGCAGTAACGGTGGCGGCAGAGGCTAAGTCTAAAACCTATGGCGATGCTGATCCTGCTCTTACGTATGGAATAAAAGCTGGGAATCTTGTCAATGGTGACGGGTTTGTGGGTTCCTTAACAAGAGCCGAAGGCGAAGATGTGAAAAGCTATGCCATTGGCCAGGGAAGCTTAGCCCTTAGCTCAAATTACAACCTCACCTATGAAGGTGCCAATTTAACCATCACCAAGCGCGGTATTGCAATCGCGGCGGTGGCTAGCTCCAAAACCTATGGTGACGATGACCCTGCACTCACTTACAATATAACCTCTGGGAATTTAGTATATGATGACGCCTTTACCGGTTCTCTTTCTAGAGAAGGGGGTGAAAATGTTGGTTCATATTCCATTAACCAAGGATCATTGGCGGTATCCAGTAATTATCACGTATCCTTCACCGGGGCAAACTTTGAAATTGGTAAACGGTCTGTTACAATCACCGCAGATGCCAAATCTAAAACCTATGGAGAGGCTGACCCAGCACTCACCTACCAGCTGACCGCAGGAAGCTTAGCTTTCATGGATAAAGTGACAGGCGGCTTGTCTAGGGTTCCTAATGAAAATGTGGGCGACCATGATATTCAGCAGGGTAGTGTAGCGTTAAACGACAACTACAATCTTACTTATGAAGGAGCAACGCTTACCATTGGGGCCAGAGCCATCACTATAACGGCAGATGCCAAGTCTAAGGTGTATGGGGAGAATGACCCGGAGCTAACCTATAAGATCACGGCGGGCAGCTTGGCCTTTGAAGACGCAATTAGCGGTAGCCTTTCCAGAGCCACAGGGGCTAATGTAGGGACTTATGCCATTGGTCAGGGAACGGTAGCCTTAAACGCAAACTATGCTTTGAGCTATCAAGGCGCGAACCTTACCATCACTGCCAGACCAATCACCGTGACTGCAGACGCGAAAGCCAAAATGCATGGTCAGGTAGATCCAACTCTTACCTATCAAATTACCTCGGGTAACCTAGTAGCGGGTGATGGGTTTACCGGCGCTATCTCAAGGGAGGGTGGCACCGAGCCAGGTGTGTATAGTATTCAGCAAAATACGTTGACTGCGGGTACCAATTATGGCTTGACGTATGTGCCCGCCAGCTTTACCATTCATGCCATACCAACGGTGGTCATCGCGAATCCGGCCCCTACAGAGATAGGCAAAGTGGTGAATGTGTCTGCCGCCTTCACCAATGATATCTTTGAACCGAAATGGGTTTGGGGCTTCATCTCACCAACCAACGGGACCGTGACTGGTACTACCATCAATGGCTCAACCACCGTTCCAACCAACACCGGGGTGTATACGCTTACTTTACAATATAAAAACGCAATAGGCGAAGTGAAAACCTCTCCAGAAGCGTATTTAGCAGTGTATGACCCAGCCGGCGGATTTGTGACCGGGGGTGGTTGGATTAATTCTCCAGAGGGAGCCTTAGTGAGTTCACCTGGCACGGTTGGCAAAGCCAACTTCGGGTTTGTGTCTAAATACAAAAAAGGGACGAACACGGTAGAGGGCAACACAGAATTCCAGTTCACAGCCGGTAATGTCAACTTTAAAAGTGCTAGCCATACCGCCGGTACTTTGGTGATAGCTGGTTCCAAAGCCACGTACAAAGGCACCGGTTTTATCAATGGCGGGACAGATGCCCATGATTTCATGGTAGTGGCCACAGATGGTCAGGTAAATGGTGGCGGCGGTTCAGACAAGTTCAGAATCAAGATCTGGAAGCGGGGCGGCGAGGTAGTGTATGACAACCAAATGTCTACCGCTGAAAACGCTGAGCTTGCGCCAACTACCATCTTGGGCGGCGGATCCATTGTAATCCATGAAGTGGTGAAAGGTACTAAGACTTCCAGCGTGGTGGCACTGGCTGACCAGCCTTCGGCAAAAGGCAAGTTCATCAGCTATCCTAATCCATTCTCAGACAGAACAACCTTTGAGTTCGCCTTTGACCAAGATGAGGAATATAGCCTAATGGTCTACAGCATGAATGGTGCATTGGTGAAAAACATCACGGCCGGAAAAGCCTTGGCCAACACGCCGGTGCAAGTGCAGTGGGGAGATAACTCTGTGAACGTGGGCGTGTACTTGGTACGCTTGGTGACTTCTAAAGGCACCCAAACGCTACGGGTAATCCGCAAGTAA